In Escherichia ruysiae, a genomic segment contains:
- the cca gene encoding fused tRNA nucleotidyltransferase/2',3'-cyclic phosphodiesterase/2' nucleotidase/phosphatase Cca: MKIYLVGGAVRDALLGLPVKDRDWVVVGSTPQEMLDAGYQQVGRDFPVFLHPQTHEEYALARTERKSGSGYTGFTCYAAPDVTLEDDLKRRDLTINALAQDDNGEIIDPYNGLGDLQNRLLRHVSPAFGEDPLRVLRVARFAARYAHLGFRIADETLALMREMTHAGELEHLTPERVWKETESALTTRNPQVFFQVLRDCGALRVLFPEIDALFGVPAPAKWHPEIDTGIHTLMTLSMAAMLSPQVDVRFATLCHDLGKGLTPPELWPRHHGHGPAGVKLVEQLCQRLRVPNEIRDLAKLVAEFHDLIHTFPMLNPKTIVKLFDSIDAWRKPQRVEQLALTSEADVRGRTGFESADYPQGRWLHEAWEVAQSVPTKAVVEAGFKGVEIREELTRRRIAAVASWKEQRCPKPE, encoded by the coding sequence GTGAAGATTTATCTGGTCGGTGGTGCTGTTCGGGATGCATTGTTAGGGCTACCGGTCAAAGACAGAGATTGGGTGGTGGTCGGCAGTACGCCACAGGAGATGCTCGACGCGGGCTACCAGCAGGTAGGCCGCGATTTTCCTGTTTTTCTGCATCCGCAAACGCATGAAGAGTATGCGCTGGCACGTACCGAACGGAAATCCGGTTCCGGTTACACCGGTTTTACCTGCTATGCCGCACCGGATGTCACGCTGGAAGATGATCTTAAGCGTCGCGATCTGACCATTAATGCGCTGGCCCAGGACGATAACGGCGAGATTATCGACCCGTACAACGGTCTGGGCGATCTGCAAAATCGTCTGTTGCGCCATGTTTCCCCCGCTTTTGGCGAAGATCCGTTACGCGTACTGCGCGTGGCGCGTTTTGCTGCGCGTTATGCCCACCTTGGTTTTCGTATTGCCGATGAAACTCTGGCGCTGATGCGCGAGATGACCCACGCGGGTGAACTGGAACACCTGACACCTGAACGGGTATGGAAAGAGACGGAAAGCGCCCTCACCACACGCAATCCGCAAGTTTTCTTCCAGGTATTGCGTGATTGCGGCGCACTACGCGTTTTATTCCCGGAGATCGACGCGTTGTTTGGTGTCCCCGCTCCGGCGAAATGGCACCCGGAAATCGATACCGGTATTCACACCTTAATGACGCTCTCAATGGCGGCGATGCTGAGTCCGCAGGTCGATGTCCGTTTCGCAACTTTATGCCACGATCTCGGTAAAGGACTGACGCCCCCAGAGCTTTGGCCGCGTCATCACGGTCACGGTCCGGCTGGCGTGAAGTTAGTGGAGCAACTGTGTCAGCGTCTGCGCGTGCCTAATGAAATCCGCGACTTAGCTAAACTGGTGGCGGAGTTTCACGATCTCATCCACACCTTCCCAATGCTGAACCCAAAAACCATCGTCAAATTATTTGATTCCATTGACGCCTGGCGTAAACCGCAGCGTGTCGAGCAACTGGCGCTGACCAGCGAGGCTGACGTGCGCGGCAGAACCGGTTTTGAATCGGCGGACTACCCGCAAGGCCGCTGGTTGCACGAGGCCTGGGAAGTGGCACAGTCAGTACCAACAAAAGCCGTCGTTGAAGCGGGATTTAAAGGTGTGGAGATTCGCGAGGAGCTGACCCGACGGAGGATTGCGGCGGTAGCCAGCTGGAAGGAACAACGTTGCCCAAAGCCTGAATGA
- the bacA gene encoding undecaprenyl-diphosphate phosphatase, with product MSDMHSLLIAAILGVVEGLTEFLPVSSTGHMIIVGHLLGFEGDTAKTFEVVIQLGSILAVVVMFWRRLFGLIGIHFGRPLQHEGESKGRLTLIHILLGMIPAVVLGLLFHDTIKSLFNPINVMYALVVGGLLLIAAECLKPKEPRAPGLDDMTYRQAFMIGCFQCLALWPGFSRSGATISGGMLMGVSRYAASEFSFLLAVPMMMGATALDLYKSWGFLTTGDIPMFAVGFITAFVVALIAIKTFLQLIKRISFIPFAIYRFIVAAAVYVVFF from the coding sequence ATGAGCGATATGCACTCGCTGCTGATAGCGGCAATATTGGGTGTGGTCGAAGGATTGACAGAATTTCTGCCGGTATCCAGCACGGGCCATATGATTATTGTCGGTCATTTGTTGGGATTTGAGGGCGACACGGCGAAAACCTTTGAAGTCGTGATCCAGTTAGGATCAATTCTGGCGGTAGTAGTGATGTTCTGGCGGCGTCTGTTTGGCCTGATTGGCATTCACTTTGGGCGTCCGTTGCAGCACGAAGGAGAAAGCAAAGGTCGGTTAACGCTGATCCACATTTTGCTGGGGATGATCCCGGCGGTGGTACTGGGGCTATTGTTCCACGATACGATTAAGTCGTTGTTTAACCCGATAAATGTGATGTATGCGCTGGTTGTTGGCGGTCTGTTGCTGATTGCCGCTGAATGCCTGAAGCCGAAAGAGCCGCGTGCGCCGGGTCTGGATGATATGACGTATCGTCAGGCGTTTATGATTGGCTGTTTCCAGTGTCTGGCGCTGTGGCCGGGTTTCTCCCGTTCCGGGGCGACCATTTCAGGTGGGATGCTGATGGGGGTGAGCCGTTACGCTGCTTCCGAGTTCTCGTTCCTGCTGGCGGTGCCTATGATGATGGGCGCAACGGCGCTCGATCTCTACAAAAGCTGGGGCTTCCTGACAACCGGCGATATCCCGATGTTTGCCGTTGGGTTTATCACCGCTTTTGTGGTGGCGCTGATAGCGATTAAAACCTTCCTGCAATTGATTAAGCGCATTTCGTTTATCCCGTTCGCCATTTATCGCTTTATTGTGGCGGCTGCGGTGTACGTTGTGTTCTTTTGA
- the folB gene encoding bifunctional dihydroneopterin aldolase/7,8-dihydroneopterin epimerase codes for MDIVFIEQLSVITTIGVYDWEQTIEQKLVFDIEMAWDNRKAAKSDDVADCLSYADIAETVVSHVEGARFALVERVAEEVAELLLTRFNSPWVRIKLSKPGAVARAANVGVIIERGNNLKENN; via the coding sequence ATGGATATTGTATTTATAGAGCAACTTTCGGTAATCACCACTATTGGTGTTTACGACTGGGAACAGACCATCGAACAGAAGTTGGTGTTCGATATCGAAATGGCGTGGGATAACCGTAAAGCGGCGAAAAGCGATGATGTGGCGGATTGTCTCAGCTACGCTGACATTGCCGAAACGGTGGTCAGCCACGTCGAGGGCGCGCGTTTTGCACTGGTGGAACGCGTGGCGGAAGAGGTGGCGGAGCTGCTGTTGACTCGCTTTAACTCGCCGTGGGTGCGTATCAAACTCAGCAAGCCAGGCGCAGTGGCGCGTGCGGCGAATGTTGGCGTCATCATTGAGCGTGGCAATAATCTGAAAGAAAATAATTAA
- the plsY gene encoding glycerol-3-phosphate 1-O-acyltransferase PlsY: MSAIAPGMILIAYLCGSISSAILVCRLCGLPDPRTSGSGNPGATNVLRIGGKGAAVAVLIFDVLKGMLPVWGAYELGVSPFWLGLIAIAACLGHIWPVFFGFKGGKGVATAFGAIAPIGWDLTGVMAGTWLLTILLSGYSSLGAIVSALIAPFYVWWFKPQFTFPVSMLSCLILLRHHDNIQRLWRRQETKIWTKFKRKREKDPQ, translated from the coding sequence ATGAGTGCAATCGCGCCTGGAATGATCCTCATCGCGTACCTCTGCGGCTCCATTTCCAGTGCCATTCTGGTTTGCCGCTTGTGTGGGCTGCCCGATCCGCGAACCAGCGGCTCCGGCAATCCCGGCGCCACCAATGTGTTACGTATCGGTGGCAAGGGAGCAGCCGTAGCAGTGCTGATTTTCGACGTTCTGAAAGGAATGTTACCCGTCTGGGGCGCGTATGAATTAGGTGTCAGCCCCTTCTGGCTAGGCTTAATTGCCATCGCCGCCTGTCTTGGACACATCTGGCCGGTTTTCTTCGGTTTTAAAGGGGGAAAAGGCGTTGCCACCGCTTTTGGCGCAATCGCACCAATTGGCTGGGATTTAACGGGTGTGATGGCGGGAACCTGGCTGTTAACCATTTTACTCAGCGGTTATTCGTCGCTGGGAGCGATTGTCAGCGCACTGATTGCTCCGTTTTATGTCTGGTGGTTTAAGCCACAATTCACCTTTCCGGTTTCTATGCTCTCTTGCCTGATCCTGCTGCGTCATCATGACAACATCCAGCGTCTGTGGCGTCGCCAGGAGACAAAAATCTGGACGAAATTTAAAAGAAAGCGCGAAAAAGATCCGCAGTGA
- the ttdR gene encoding L-tartrate utilization transcriptional activator TtdR, which produces MLNSWPLAKDLQVLVEIVHSGSFSAAAATLGQTPAFVTKRIQILENTLATTLLNRSARGVALTESGQRCYEHALEILTQYQRLVDDVTQIKTRPEGMIRIGCSFGFGRSYIAPAITELMRNYPELQVHFELFDRQIDLVQDNIDLDIRINDEIPDYYIAHLLTKNKRILCAAPEYLQKYSQPQSLQELSRHDCLVTKERDMTHGIWELGNGQEKKSVKVSGHLSSNSGEIVLQWALEGKGIMLRSEWDVLPFLESGKLVRVLPEYAQSANIWAVYREPLYRSMKLRVCVEFLAAWCQQRLGKPAEGYQVL; this is translated from the coding sequence ATGCTGAATAGCTGGCCTTTAGCCAAAGACTTGCAGGTACTGGTAGAAATCGTCCATAGCGGCAGTTTTAGTGCCGCAGCGGCGACGCTTGGGCAGACGCCCGCATTTGTCACCAAACGAATCCAAATCCTTGAAAACACGCTGGCAACGACGCTACTTAACCGCTCCGCTCGCGGCGTGGCACTGACTGAAAGTGGCCAACGTTGTTACGAACATGCGCTGGAAATCCTCACCCAATATCAGCGACTGGTCGATGACGTCACGCAAATCAAAACGCGCCCGGAGGGGATGATTCGTATTGGCTGTAGTTTTGGTTTTGGGCGCAGTTATATTGCACCAGCCATTACCGAACTGATGCGCAATTACCCTGAGTTACAGGTGCATTTTGAATTGTTCGATCGGCAAATTGATTTAGTGCAGGATAATATTGATCTGGATATTCGTATTAATGATGAAATCCCTGATTATTATATTGCGCATCTTTTGACAAAAAATAAAAGAATATTATGCGCAGCACCTGAGTATCTGCAAAAATATTCCCAGCCACAATCCTTACAGGAATTAAGTCGTCATGACTGTCTGGTGACCAAAGAGCGCGATATGACCCACGGAATATGGGAGTTGGGGAACGGTCAGGAGAAAAAATCGGTGAAGGTAAGCGGGCATCTTTCCTCCAACAGCGGTGAGATAGTGCTGCAATGGGCACTGGAAGGTAAAGGGATTATGCTGCGTTCCGAATGGGATGTGCTGCCGTTTCTGGAGAGTGGCAAACTGGTGCGAGTATTGCCGGAATATGCACAAAGCGCCAATATCTGGGCTGTCTATCGGGAGCCACTCTATCGCAGTATGAAGTTGCGCGTCTGCGTAGAGTTTCTGGCGGCGTGGTGCCAGCAACGGCTGGGCAAGCCCGCCGAAGGCTATCAGGTTTTGTAA
- the ttdA gene encoding L(+)-tartrate dehydratase subunit alpha has translation MMSECNKQQAVNKLTDIVANFTAMISTRMPDDVVDKLKQLRDAETSSMGKIIYHTMFDNMQKAIDLNRPACQDTGEIMFFVKVGSRFPLLGELQSILKQAVEEATVKAPLRHNAVEIFDEVNTGKNTGSGVPWVTWDIVPDGDDAEIEVYMAGGGCTLPGRSKVLMPSEGYEGVVKFVFENISTLAVNACPPVLVGVGIATSVETAAVLSRKAILRPIGSRHPNPKAAELELRLEEGLNRLGIGPQGLTGNSSVMGVHIESAARHPSTIGVAVSTGCWAHRRGTLLVHADLSFENLSHTRSAL, from the coding sequence ATGATGAGCGAATGTAATAAACAACAGGCAGTGAATAAGTTGACGGATATTGTCGCTAACTTTACCGCCATGATTTCTACCCGAATGCCTGATGACGTAGTGGATAAACTAAAACAGCTTCGGGACGCCGAAACGTCGTCGATGGGGAAAATCATCTACCACACGATGTTCGATAACATGCAAAAAGCGATCGACCTGAATCGCCCGGCCTGTCAGGACACCGGCGAAATCATGTTTTTTGTTAAGGTCGGTTCCCGTTTCCCGCTGCTTGGCGAACTGCAAAGCATTCTTAAGCAAGCCGTGGAAGAGGCGACCGTCAAAGCGCCACTGCGCCACAACGCGGTGGAAATTTTTGACGAAGTGAACACCGGCAAAAATACCGGTAGCGGCGTACCGTGGGTTACCTGGGATATCGTCCCCGACGGTGACGACGCGGAAATCGAAGTTTACATGGCTGGCGGCGGCTGCACGCTACCTGGCCGCTCGAAAGTATTAATGCCGTCAGAAGGCTACGAAGGCGTAGTGAAATTCGTCTTCGAAAATATCTCCACCCTCGCCGTAAACGCCTGTCCACCGGTACTGGTAGGTGTAGGCATCGCCACCTCGGTGGAAACCGCCGCCGTGCTCTCACGTAAAGCCATTTTGCGCCCGATTGGCAGCCGCCATCCCAATCCGAAAGCGGCAGAGCTGGAGCTACGCCTGGAGGAAGGACTCAACCGTCTGGGGATAGGTCCACAAGGGCTGACTGGCAACAGTTCAGTGATGGGCGTGCATATCGAATCTGCCGCTCGCCATCCGTCTACCATCGGCGTCGCTGTCTCTACCGGCTGCTGGGCGCATCGTCGCGGTACGCTGCTGGTTCATGCCGATCTCTCCTTTGAAAACCTTTCTCACACCCGGAGCGCGTTATGA
- the ttdB gene encoding L(+)-tartrate dehydratase subunit beta encodes MKKILTTPIKAEDLQDIRVGDVIYLTGTLVTCRDVCHRRLIELKRPIPYDLNGKAIFHAGPIVRKNGDKWEMVSVGPTTSMRMESFEREFIEQTGVKLVVGKGGMGPLTEEGCQKFKALHVIFPAGCAVLAATQVEEIEEVHWTELGMPESLWVCRVKEFGPLIVSIDTHGNNLIAENKKLFAERRDPIVEEICEHVHYIK; translated from the coding sequence ATGAAAAAGATCCTGACAACCCCGATCAAAGCTGAAGATCTGCAAGATATTCGCGTCGGCGATGTGATCTACCTGACCGGTACGCTGGTGACTTGCCGCGACGTTTGTCACCGCCGCCTGATCGAACTGAAACGTCCGATCCCTTACGATCTCAACGGCAAAGCGATTTTCCACGCTGGCCCCATCGTGCGCAAAAATGGCGACAAATGGGAGATGGTATCCGTCGGCCCAACAACCAGTATGCGGATGGAAAGTTTTGAACGTGAATTTATCGAACAGACCGGCGTGAAACTGGTGGTCGGCAAAGGCGGAATGGGGCCGCTGACTGAAGAAGGTTGCCAGAAATTCAAGGCGCTGCATGTGATTTTCCCGGCAGGCTGCGCAGTACTGGCGGCAACCCAGGTGGAAGAGATTGAAGAGGTGCACTGGACAGAACTCGGAATGCCGGAGTCGTTGTGGGTCTGCCGGGTTAAAGAGTTTGGGCCGCTGATTGTCTCTATTGATACCCACGGCAACAACCTGATAGCCGAAAACAAAAAGCTGTTCGCCGAACGCCGCGATCCCATCGTGGAAGAGATCTGCGAGCACGTCCACTACATCAAATAA
- the ttdT gene encoding L-tartrate/succinate antiporter has protein sequence MKPSTEWWRYLAPLAVIAIIALLPVPAGLESHTWHYFAVFTGVIVGLILEPVPGAVVAMVGISIIAILSPWLLFSPEQLAQPGFKFTAKSLSWAVSGFSNSVIWLIFAAFMFGTGYEKTGLGRRIALILVKKMGHRTLFLGYAVMFSELVLAPVTPSNSARGAGIIYPIIRNLPPLYQSQPNDSSSRSIGSYIMWMGIVADCVTSAIFLTAMAPNLLLIGLMKSASHATLSWGDWFLGMLPLSILLVLLVPWLAYVLYPPVLKSGDQVPRWAETELQAMGPLCSREKRMLGLMVGALVLWIFGGDYIDAAMVGYSVVALMLLLRIISWDDIVSNKAAWNVFFWLASLITLATGLNNTGFISWFGKLLAGSLSGYSPTMVMMALIVVFYLLRYFFASATAYTSALAPMMIAAALAMPEIPLPVFCLMVGAAIGLGSILTPYATGPSPIYYGSGYLPTVDYWRLGAIFGLIFLVLLVITGLLWMPVVLL, from the coding sequence ATGAAACCTTCCACTGAATGGTGGCGATATCTCGCACCGCTGGCGGTCATCGCCATTATTGCTCTACTTCCGGTTCCTGCGGGGCTGGAGAGTCATACCTGGCACTACTTTGCTGTTTTTACCGGCGTGATCGTTGGGCTGATCCTCGAACCGGTGCCGGGTGCCGTGGTGGCGATGGTGGGTATATCCATCATCGCCATACTCTCTCCCTGGCTGCTGTTCAGCCCGGAGCAGCTCGCTCAGCCAGGCTTTAAATTCACTGCAAAATCCCTCTCGTGGGCCGTTTCCGGTTTTTCTAATTCGGTTATCTGGCTGATTTTCGCCGCCTTTATGTTTGGCACTGGCTATGAAAAAACCGGACTTGGACGTCGCATTGCGCTGATTCTGGTGAAAAAGATGGGGCATCGCACGCTGTTTCTCGGCTATGCGGTGATGTTCTCCGAGTTAGTCCTTGCACCTGTAACACCTTCCAACTCAGCGCGCGGTGCGGGGATTATCTATCCCATCATCCGTAACCTGCCGCCGCTCTATCAATCACAGCCGAACGACAGCAGTTCGCGCAGCATTGGCTCCTACATCATGTGGATGGGGATTGTTGCCGATTGTGTGACCAGCGCCATTTTCCTGACGGCGATGGCACCTAACTTACTGCTAATTGGACTGATGAAAAGCGCATCTCACGCCACGCTGAGTTGGGGCGACTGGTTCCTCGGGATGTTGCCGCTCAGCATTTTACTGGTTCTGCTGGTTCCCTGGCTGGCTTACGTGCTATACCCACCGGTACTGAAGTCTGGTGATCAGGTGCCGCGCTGGGCAGAGACGGAACTGCAAGCGATGGGGCCACTCTGTTCGCGTGAAAAACGGATGCTGGGGCTGATGGTGGGCGCGCTGGTGCTGTGGATTTTCGGCGGTGATTATATCGATGCTGCGATGGTCGGTTACAGCGTGGTGGCACTGATGCTGCTTCTGCGTATTATCAGCTGGGACGATATTGTCAGTAATAAAGCAGCGTGGAACGTTTTCTTCTGGCTGGCCTCGCTAATCACCCTCGCCACCGGACTCAACAACACCGGTTTTATTAGCTGGTTTGGCAAACTGTTAGCAGGCAGCTTAAGTGGTTATTCGCCGACGATGGTGATGATGGCGTTGATTGTGGTGTTTTATCTGCTGCGCTACTTTTTTGCCAGCGCCACGGCGTATACCTCCGCTCTCGCGCCGATGATGATTGCCGCTGCGCTGGCGATGCCGGAAATCCCGCTGCCGGTGTTCTGCCTGATGGTTGGCGCGGCAATTGGTCTGGGGAGCATTCTTACACCATACGCCACCGGACCCAGTCCGATTTACTACGGTAGTGGTTATCTGCCAACGGTGGATTACTGGCGACTGGGGGCGATTTTTGGGCTGATATTCCTCGTGTTGCTGGTGATTACCGGCTTACTGTGGATGCCCGTGGTGTTGCTTTAA
- the tsaD gene encoding tRNA (adenosine(37)-N6)-threonylcarbamoyltransferase complex transferase subunit TsaD yields MRVLGIETSCDETGIAIYDDEKGLLANQLYSQVKLHADYGGVVPELASRDHVRKTVPLIQAALKESGLTAKDIDAVAYTAGPGLVGALLVGATVGRSLAFAWNVPAIPVHHMEGHLLAPMLEDNPPEFPFVALLVSGGHTQLISVTGIGQYELLGESIDDAAGEAFDKTAKLLGLDYPGGPLLSKMAAQGTAGRFVFPRPMTDRPGLDFSFSGLKTFAANTIRDNGTDDQTRADIARAFEDAVVDTLMIKCKRALDQTGFKRLVMAGGVSANRTLRAKLAEMMKKRRGEVFYARPEFCTDNGAMIAYAGMVRFKAGATADLGVSVRPRWPLAELPAA; encoded by the coding sequence ATGCGTGTACTGGGTATTGAAACTTCCTGCGATGAAACCGGCATCGCCATTTACGACGATGAAAAAGGTTTGTTAGCCAACCAATTGTATAGTCAGGTGAAATTACACGCTGACTACGGCGGCGTGGTGCCTGAGCTGGCCTCCCGCGATCACGTGCGTAAAACCGTACCGTTGATCCAGGCGGCGCTGAAAGAGTCTGGTTTGACGGCAAAAGATATTGATGCCGTGGCCTATACCGCAGGCCCAGGATTAGTCGGCGCGCTGCTGGTTGGTGCGACCGTGGGACGTTCTCTGGCGTTTGCCTGGAACGTTCCGGCGATTCCGGTGCACCATATGGAAGGGCATCTGTTAGCACCGATGCTGGAAGATAACCCGCCGGAATTTCCGTTTGTCGCATTGCTGGTTTCCGGCGGTCATACGCAGTTAATCAGCGTTACCGGCATTGGTCAGTATGAGCTGCTCGGCGAGTCCATTGATGATGCCGCTGGTGAAGCGTTTGATAAAACCGCGAAGCTGCTGGGGCTGGATTATCCAGGCGGGCCGCTGCTGTCGAAAATGGCGGCTCAGGGTACTGCCGGGCGCTTTGTCTTCCCGCGTCCGATGACCGACCGTCCGGGGCTGGATTTCAGCTTTTCTGGTCTGAAAACCTTCGCCGCGAACACGATTCGTGATAACGGCACCGACGACCAGACGCGTGCTGATATCGCCCGCGCTTTTGAAGATGCGGTGGTCGATACGCTGATGATTAAGTGTAAGCGTGCGCTGGATCAGACGGGCTTTAAGCGACTGGTAATGGCAGGCGGCGTGAGTGCTAACCGCACGCTGCGGGCGAAACTGGCGGAAATGATGAAAAAGCGTCGCGGCGAAGTGTTCTACGCGCGTCCGGAATTTTGTACTGATAACGGCGCGATGATCGCCTATGCCGGAATGGTGCGGTTTAAAGCAGGCGCGACGGCGGATCTCGGCGTTAGCGTGCGTCCGCGCTGGCCGCTGGCGGAGTTACCGGCTGCGTAA
- the rpsU gene encoding 30S ribosomal protein S21 → MPVIKVRENEPFDVALRRFKRSCEKAGVLAEVRRREFYEKPTTERKRAKASAVKRHAKKLARENARRTRLY, encoded by the coding sequence ATGCCGGTAATTAAAGTACGTGAAAACGAGCCGTTCGACGTAGCTCTGCGTCGCTTCAAGCGTTCCTGCGAAAAAGCAGGTGTTCTGGCGGAAGTTCGTCGTCGTGAGTTCTATGAAAAACCGACTACCGAACGTAAGCGCGCTAAAGCTTCTGCAGTGAAACGTCACGCGAAGAAACTGGCTCGCGAAAACGCACGCCGTACTCGTCTGTACTAA
- the dnaG gene encoding DNA primase, with protein sequence MAGRIPRVFINDLLARTDIVDLIDARVKLKKQGKNFHACCPFHNEKTPSFTVNGEKQFYHCFGCGAHGNAIDFLMNYDKLEFVETVEELAAMHNLEVPFEAGSGPSQIERHQRQTLYQLMDGLNTFYQQSLQQPVATSARQYLEKRGLSHEVIARFAIGFAPPGWDNVLKRFGGNPENRQSLIDAGMLVTNDQGRSYDRFRERVMFPIRDKRSRVIGFGGRVLGNDTPKYLNSPETDIFHKGRQLYGLYEAQQDNAEPQRLLVVEGYMDVVALAQYGINYAVASLGTSTTADHIQLLFRATNNVICCYDGDRAGRDAAWRALETALPYMTDGRQLRFMFLPDGEDPDTLVRKEGKEAFEARMEQAMPLSAFLFNSLMPQVDLSTPDGRARLSTLALPLISQVPGETLRIYLRQELGNKLGILDDSQLERLMPKAAENGVSRPVPQLKRTTMRILIGLLVQNPELATLVPPLENLDQNKLPGLGLFRELVNTCLSQPGLTTGQLLEHYRGTNNAATLEKLSMWDDIADKNIAEQTFTDSLNHMFDSLLELRQEELIARERTHGLSNEERLELWTLNQELAKK encoded by the coding sequence ATGGCTGGACGAATCCCACGCGTATTCATTAATGATCTGCTGGCACGCACTGACATCGTCGATCTGATCGATGCCCGTGTGAAGCTGAAAAAGCAGGGCAAGAATTTTCACGCGTGTTGTCCATTCCACAACGAGAAAACCCCGTCATTCACCGTCAACGGTGAGAAACAGTTTTACCACTGCTTTGGATGTGGCGCGCACGGCAACGCGATCGACTTTCTGATGAACTACGACAAGCTTGAGTTCGTCGAAACGGTCGAAGAGTTGGCAGCAATGCACAATCTTGAAGTGCCATTTGAAGCAGGCAGCGGCCCCAGCCAGATAGAGCGCCATCAACGGCAAACGCTTTATCAGTTGATGGACGGTCTGAATACGTTTTACCAACAATCTTTACAACAACCTGTTGCCACATCTGCGCGCCAGTATCTGGAAAAACGCGGATTAAGCCACGAGGTCATCGCCCGCTTTGCGATTGGTTTTGCGCCCCCCGGCTGGGACAACGTCCTGAAACGGTTTGGCGGCAATCCAGAAAATCGCCAGTCATTGATTGATGCGGGCATGTTGGTCACCAACGATCAGGGTCGCAGTTACGATCGTTTCCGCGAGCGGGTGATGTTCCCTATTCGCGATAAGCGCAGTCGGGTGATTGGTTTTGGCGGGCGCGTGCTGGGCAACGATACCCCAAAATACCTGAACTCGCCGGAAACTGATATTTTTCATAAAGGCCGCCAGCTTTACGGTCTTTATGAAGCGCAGCAGGATAACGCTGAACCCCAGCGTCTGTTGGTGGTCGAAGGCTATATGGACGTGGTGGCTCTGGCGCAATACGGTATTAATTACGCCGTTGCATCGCTGGGTACGTCAACCACTGCCGATCACATTCAGTTATTGTTCCGCGCGACCAACAATGTCATTTGCTGTTATGACGGCGACCGTGCAGGTCGCGATGCCGCCTGGCGGGCGCTGGAAACTGCGCTGCCTTATATGACAGACGGCCGTCAGTTACGCTTTATGTTTTTACCCGATGGCGAAGACCCAGACACACTGGTGCGCAAAGAGGGTAAAGAGGCGTTTGAAGCGCGAATGGAGCAGGCAATGCCGCTCTCCGCGTTTCTGTTTAACAGCCTGATGCCGCAGGTTGACCTGAGTACCCCTGACGGGCGCGCACGTTTAAGTACGCTGGCGCTGCCACTGATTTCTCAGGTGCCAGGAGAAACGCTGCGCATCTATCTTCGTCAGGAATTAGGCAACAAGTTAGGCATACTTGATGACAGCCAGCTTGAACGATTAATGCCGAAAGCAGCAGAGAACGGCGTTTCTCGTCCTGTTCCGCAGCTAAAACGCACGACCATGCGTATACTTATAGGGTTGCTGGTGCAAAATCCAGAATTAGCGACGTTAGTCCCGCCGCTTGAGAATCTGGATCAAAATAAGCTTCCTGGACTTGGCTTATTCAGAGAACTGGTCAACACTTGTCTCTCTCAGCCAGGTCTGACCACCGGGCAACTTTTAGAGCACTATCGTGGTACAAATAATGCTGCCACCCTTGAAAAACTGTCGATGTGGGACGATATAGCAGATAAGAATATTGCTGAGCAAACCTTCACCGACTCACTCAACCATATGTTTGATTCGTTGCTTGAACTGCGCCAGGAAGAGTTAATCGCTCGTGAGCGCACCCATGGTTTAAGTAATGAAGAACGCCTGGAACTCTGGACATTAAACCAGGAACTGGCGAAAAAGTGA